One Anopheles marshallii chromosome 3, idAnoMarsDA_429_01, whole genome shotgun sequence genomic region harbors:
- the LOC128716260 gene encoding putative lysozyme-like protein: MFRILSGSHGSSSHRHSSDDKTGSSSGIGSAGASGIGGNGHGNGGHGGDGIGGGDGSVDRRSTSCRSDNYKEDSISISEIRLESHLAVESSSNSNYGSRGALASVEGSTPTWTEGTPSFTDSSSSGDIGTFSGHSSPMSDRDRHKPTVEKALNSLTSEMVSFSNKFHQLHHHHHHHQHQYQYHSSSTSSVSSASGHNQRKQQQQQHQLHKQVIYVKNSSCSSIDQSVHLLGGGGGGGGVGGGGVGGLIGSTTVLGVGGGISSGRSSPLVMVRRVTSTKISESTTSLNSSGAAEDDTRPSDVGPAGRLGPASATSLQLSISSDHNHHHHQTQLRQNDDGADGDTNGMSMSSTSGHGSEGSSNGSLTETDRNALRQTREE; the protein is encoded by the exons ATGTTTCGTATTCTTTCGGGCTca CACGGTAGCAGTAGCCATCGACACTCGTCGGATGATAAAacgggcagcagcagcggaaTTGGGAGTGCCGGCGCCAGTGGCATCGGAGGCAACGGTCACGGCAACGGTGGCCACGGGGGCGACGGTATCGGCGGCGGTGACGGTTCCGTCGATAGGCGGAGCACTTCCTGTCGCAGTGATAACTACAAAGAAGACTCAATAAG TATATCAGAAATAAGATTAGAAAGTCATTTAGCAGTCGAATCATCATCCAATAGCAATTACGGCTCGCGGGGGGCCCTAGCGTCGGTCGAAGGGTCGACCCCAACGTGGACTGAAGGAACGCCCAGCTTTACGGATTCGAGCTCGAGCGGTGATATTGGAA CATTCTCAGGCCATTCCTCTCCGATGTCGGATCGGGATCGCCACAAGCCCACGGTCGAGAAGGCGCTTAATTCGCTCACATCGGAAATGGTAAGCTTTTCGAACAAGTTCCACCAgcttcatcatcaccaccatcatcaccaacaccaGTACCAGTACCACTCCTCCTCCACCTCATCGGTATCGTCCGCTTCGGGGCATaaccaacgaaagcaacagcagcagcagcatcagcttCACAAGCAAGTGATCTATGTAAAGAACAGCAGTTGTTCAAGCATAGACCAATCGGTTCACCTTCTCGGTGGgggtggcggcggcggcggcgttggaggtggtggtgttgggGGTCTGATAGGTAGTACCACCGTTTTAGGAGTGGGTGGTGGCATTAGCAGTGGCCGCAGCAGCCCGCTGGTGATGGTCCGTCGCGTTACGTCGACCAAGATTAGCGAAAGTACAACGTCGCTTAATTCTTCCGGTGCGGCTGAAGATGATACCAGGCCGAGCGATGTTGGCCCAGCAGGTCGTTTGGGTCCTGCTTCTGCTACTTCCCTCCAATTGTCGATAAGTTCCGATcacaaccaccatcaccatcaaaccCAGCTGCGCCAAAACGATGACGGTGCTGATGGAGACACGAATGGAATGAGCATGTCTTCCACCTCGGGACATGGTAGCGAGGGCAGCAGCAATGGTTCGCTGACTGAAACCGATCGCAATGCACTGCGCCAAACGCGCGAAGAATGA